The Streptomyces sp. NBC_00162 genome window below encodes:
- a CDS encoding Lrp/AsnC family transcriptional regulator — protein MAVDELDTRILRLLIEQPRTSVREYARILGVARGTLQARLDRLERTGVITGTGPSLSPAALGHPVLAFVHIEVTQGHLDDVGEALAAVPEIIEAFSITGGGDLLTRVAARDNAHLEDVIQRLIQLPGVVRTRTEVALRERVAHRLLPLVEAVGRAARKA, from the coding sequence ATGGCGGTGGACGAGCTCGACACGAGGATCCTGCGCCTGCTGATCGAGCAGCCGCGCACCAGTGTCCGCGAGTACGCCCGCATCCTCGGCGTCGCCCGCGGCACGCTGCAGGCACGGCTGGACCGGCTGGAGCGCACCGGGGTGATCACCGGGACGGGGCCCTCGCTCTCCCCCGCCGCGCTGGGGCATCCGGTGCTGGCCTTCGTGCACATCGAGGTGACCCAGGGGCACCTGGACGACGTGGGCGAGGCGCTGGCGGCCGTTCCCGAGATCATCGAGGCCTTCTCGATCACCGGTGGCGGGGACCTGCTGACGCGCGTGGCGGCGCGCGACAACGCACATCTGGAGGACGTGATCCAGCGGCTGATCCAGCTGCCGGGGGTGGTCCGCACCCGCACCGAGGTGGCCCTGCGCGAGCGGGTCGCGCACCGGTTGCTGCCGCTGGTCGAGGCCGTGGGACGGGCTGCTCGCAAAGCCTGA
- a CDS encoding SDR family oxidoreductase, translated as MTGMNCLVTGATGYIGGRLVPELLAAGHRVRCLARSPEKLRDHPWAGQAEIVRGDATDPQSVAEALDGIEVAYYLVHALGGGSGFEERDRAAARIFAEQAHSAGVRRIVYLGGLTPAGIPVRELSPHLRSRAEVGEILLAGPVPATVLRAAVIIGSGSASFEMLRYLTERLPVMVTPSWVGTRCQPIAVRDVLRYLVGSATMAPEVNQAFDIGGPDVVTYEEMMRRYAAVAELPHRLILRVPMLTPGLSSHWIGLVTPVPRALARPLAESLRHEVVCAEHDIARHVPDPPGAPVGFDQALSLALRRVREAEVTTRWSSASVPGAPSDPLPTDPDWAGGSLYTDRREMAVEASPGALWRVVEGIGGENGWYSFPLAWSVRGWLDRLVGGVGIRRGRRDATRLRVGDALDFWRVEEIEPGRLLRLRAEMRLPGLAWLEMYADPCPEPGRARYRQRALFHPHGLLGHVYWWSVSPFHAVVFGGMARNIARAAERPAASDAPASAAAPAAGVPHDNRPAQPDPERDP; from the coding sequence ATGACAGGTATGAACTGCCTGGTCACCGGGGCCACCGGCTACATCGGCGGCCGACTGGTGCCCGAGCTCCTCGCCGCCGGACACCGCGTCCGCTGCCTGGCCCGGTCCCCGGAGAAACTCCGTGACCATCCCTGGGCCGGACAGGCCGAGATCGTCCGCGGCGACGCCACCGACCCGCAGTCCGTGGCCGAGGCCCTGGACGGCATCGAGGTGGCCTACTACCTCGTGCACGCCCTCGGCGGCGGCTCCGGATTCGAGGAGCGCGACCGCGCCGCCGCCCGCATCTTCGCCGAGCAGGCGCACTCCGCCGGAGTCCGCCGCATCGTCTACCTCGGCGGGCTCACCCCCGCCGGCATCCCCGTCCGCGAACTCTCCCCGCACCTTCGCTCCCGCGCGGAGGTCGGCGAGATCCTCCTGGCCGGCCCCGTGCCGGCCACCGTCCTGCGCGCCGCCGTCATCATCGGATCCGGTTCGGCCTCCTTCGAAATGCTGCGCTACCTCACCGAGCGGCTGCCCGTCATGGTGACGCCCAGCTGGGTGGGCACCCGTTGCCAGCCCATCGCCGTCCGCGACGTCCTGCGCTACCTCGTCGGCAGCGCCACCATGGCGCCCGAGGTGAACCAGGCGTTCGACATCGGCGGCCCGGACGTGGTCACGTACGAGGAGATGATGCGCCGCTACGCAGCCGTGGCCGAGCTGCCCCACCGGCTCATCCTGCGCGTCCCGATGCTCACCCCCGGCCTGTCCAGCCACTGGATCGGCCTGGTCACCCCCGTACCGCGGGCGCTGGCCCGGCCGCTCGCCGAATCACTGCGCCACGAGGTGGTCTGCGCGGAGCACGACATCGCGCGCCACGTCCCCGACCCGCCCGGTGCGCCGGTCGGCTTCGACCAGGCCCTGTCGCTGGCCCTGCGGCGGGTGCGGGAGGCCGAGGTGACCACTCGCTGGTCCTCCGCCTCCGTGCCGGGCGCGCCCAGCGACCCGCTGCCCACGGACCCCGACTGGGCGGGCGGCAGCCTCTACACCGACCGGCGGGAGATGGCCGTCGAGGCCTCGCCCGGCGCGCTGTGGCGGGTGGTGGAGGGCATCGGAGGCGAGAACGGCTGGTACTCCTTCCCGCTGGCCTGGTCCGTACGAGGCTGGCTCGACCGGCTCGTAGGCGGAGTCGGCATCCGCCGCGGCCGCCGCGACGCGACCCGGCTCCGGGTGGGTGACGCCCTGGATTTCTGGCGGGTGGAGGAGATCGAACCGGGCCGGCTGCTGCGCCTGCGCGCCGAGATGCGGCTGCCGGGCCTGGCCTGGCTGGAGATGTACGCGGATCCCTGCCCCGAGCCCGGCCGCGCGCGCTACCGGCAGCGGGCGCTGTTCCACCCGCACGGACTGCTCGGCCACGTGTACTGGTGGAGCGTGTCCCCCTTCCACGCCGTGGTGTTCGGCGGGATGGCCCGCAACATCGCCCGCGCCGCCGAACGTCCGGCCGCTTCCGATGCCCCCGCATCCGCCGCGGCCCCCGCGGCCGGAGTACCGCACGACAACCGTCCTGCCCAGCCCGACCCGGAGCGAGATCCATGA
- a CDS encoding YoaK family protein — protein sequence MGVSLSGLMKVGAHPLRPSLTGLLIVLTAVTGLIEAVSLLALGPVFTAMQTGNVLFLAFGLAREGNLPAVSSAVSLVAFAAGAVCGARMESAAEARGWRWVGLGLYVEAALILAGAAVGWDVAPRYGHPAAAHVTVTVLLATAMGIRTVTSMRVNVPGVPTTLVTRSMTSLIGSSALGHDSAFGYGTGAWRLRAKAVLSMFAGGLTGALLIRAGWTVGELLLPAAAVVSAVALAHRTLPRLHTR from the coding sequence GTGGGCGTGTCACTGTCGGGCCTCATGAAGGTGGGTGCGCACCCGTTGCGTCCGTCCCTGACGGGGCTGCTGATCGTCCTGACCGCGGTCACCGGGCTGATCGAGGCGGTGAGCCTGCTCGCCCTCGGGCCGGTCTTCACCGCGATGCAGACGGGCAATGTGCTCTTCCTGGCGTTCGGGCTCGCGCGGGAGGGCAATCTGCCCGCGGTGTCGTCCGCGGTGTCGCTGGTGGCGTTCGCCGCCGGGGCCGTGTGCGGGGCGCGGATGGAGTCGGCTGCGGAGGCCCGGGGGTGGCGCTGGGTCGGGCTCGGCCTGTACGTCGAGGCCGCGCTGATCCTGGCCGGTGCGGCCGTCGGATGGGACGTGGCGCCGCGGTACGGGCATCCGGCCGCCGCGCATGTGACGGTGACCGTGCTGCTGGCGACGGCGATGGGCATCCGCACGGTGACGAGCATGCGGGTGAACGTGCCCGGCGTGCCGACGACCCTGGTCACCCGGTCCATGACCTCGCTGATCGGCAGCTCGGCCCTGGGACACGACAGCGCCTTCGGGTACGGGACGGGAGCCTGGCGGCTTCGGGCCAAGGCGGTGCTGTCGATGTTCGCGGGCGGGCTGACCGGGGCCCTGCTGATCCGGGCCGGGTGGACCGTGGGCGAGCTGCTGCTGCCCGCTGCGGCCGTGGTGTCGGCGGTGGCCCTCGCGCACCGGACGCTGCCCCGGCTGCACACCCGCTAG
- a CDS encoding APC family permease, which translates to MAEDSTGRDGPQVAVPEPGLKANAIGFLDALVIGLNSTSPAYSLAAVLGPIVALVGIYAPGVMLASFVPMLLIAAAFYYLNKVDQDCGTTFSWVTRAMGPWAGWLGGWAIAMTGVLVIGSLADVAVTFGLLAFGLDDWAANDVIRQALTVAVILAMTAICVIGTELSAHLQDILILAQVFFLLTFAVVAIYRTYTGTSTLEEIEPSLSWLNPFGAGGAALTGGLLLGVFMYWGWESAVNLTEEVENSATAPGKAGLWSTVVLLVTYVSVGFAVVGYAGTTFLAENAAEEEAIFAVLAHEVMGGWDWVVLLAVCTSALASTQTTIIPASRTALSMARRHALPPPLSHIHPRFRTPDVSTWWVAGIAIGWYLVVNQISENALLDSLTALSLLIAFYYALTGLACAVYYRRHLLESLHNLLFIGVGPVVGAALLLWLLVESVGDMSNPENSATGASWFGLGPPLVIGIAIAVAGVLFMGYWRLRDGTFWQERRGVVDPDLVHGRKS; encoded by the coding sequence ATGGCCGAAGACAGCACGGGCCGCGACGGACCGCAGGTCGCCGTCCCGGAGCCGGGACTGAAGGCCAACGCGATCGGATTCCTCGACGCGCTGGTCATCGGCCTGAACTCCACCTCCCCCGCCTACTCGCTGGCCGCCGTGCTCGGGCCGATCGTGGCCCTCGTCGGGATCTACGCGCCGGGCGTGATGCTGGCCTCCTTCGTCCCGATGCTGCTGATCGCCGCCGCCTTCTACTACCTCAACAAGGTCGACCAGGACTGCGGGACGACCTTCTCGTGGGTCACCCGGGCCATGGGCCCCTGGGCGGGCTGGCTCGGAGGCTGGGCCATCGCCATGACGGGCGTACTGGTCATCGGCTCCCTGGCGGACGTGGCCGTCACCTTCGGCCTGCTCGCCTTCGGACTCGACGACTGGGCCGCCAACGACGTGATCCGCCAGGCCCTCACCGTCGCGGTGATCCTGGCCATGACCGCGATCTGTGTCATCGGCACCGAGCTTTCGGCCCACCTCCAGGACATCCTCATCCTCGCCCAGGTCTTCTTCCTCCTGACCTTCGCGGTGGTCGCCATCTACCGCACCTACACCGGCACCAGCACCCTCGAGGAGATCGAGCCGTCCCTCAGCTGGCTCAACCCGTTCGGCGCCGGTGGCGCCGCCCTCACCGGGGGACTGCTGCTCGGCGTGTTCATGTACTGGGGCTGGGAGTCCGCGGTCAATCTCACCGAGGAGGTCGAGAACTCGGCCACGGCGCCGGGCAAGGCCGGACTGTGGTCGACGGTGGTCCTCCTGGTGACCTACGTGTCCGTGGGCTTCGCGGTCGTCGGCTACGCCGGGACCACCTTCCTCGCCGAGAACGCGGCCGAGGAGGAGGCCATCTTCGCCGTACTCGCCCACGAGGTCATGGGCGGCTGGGACTGGGTGGTGCTCCTCGCAGTCTGCACCTCCGCGCTGGCCTCCACCCAGACCACGATCATCCCCGCATCCCGCACCGCCCTGTCCATGGCCCGCCGACACGCGCTGCCGCCGCCCCTCTCGCACATCCACCCGCGTTTCAGGACCCCGGACGTGAGCACGTGGTGGGTGGCCGGCATCGCCATCGGCTGGTACCTCGTCGTCAACCAGATCAGCGAGAACGCGCTCCTGGACTCGCTCACCGCGCTGTCCCTGCTCATCGCCTTCTACTACGCGCTCACCGGCCTGGCCTGTGCCGTCTACTACCGCCGCCACCTGCTCGAGAGTCTGCACAACCTGCTGTTCATCGGAGTCGGCCCGGTGGTCGGCGCAGCCCTGCTGCTCTGGCTGCTGGTGGAGTCGGTCGGGGACATGTCCAACCCGGAGAATTCGGCCACCGGTGCCTCCTGGTTCGGTCTCGGCCCGCCCCTGGTCATCGGCATCGCGATCGCCGTCGCCGGCGTTCTGTTCATGGGCTACTGGCGGCTGCGGGACGGCACGTTCTGGCAGGAGCGCCGCGGAGTGGTCGACCCGGACCTCGTCCACGGCAGGAAGAGCTGA
- a CDS encoding histidine phosphatase family protein, with protein MSDLLLVRHGETAWSANGRHTGLTDLPLTARGVEEAISLAPYFRDRHPAMVLTSPLRRAVATAQLAGLTGGVTDPDLHEWDYGGYEGVTTAEIKRTTPDWSLWTDGVPPGDEAHPGENAAQVGARADRALARVAPVLRADGGNVVIVAHGHFLRVLTARYLGLGPEQGRLFLLRTGTVSMLSTEHGLPVIAGWNTRP; from the coding sequence ATGAGCGACCTGCTGCTGGTGAGGCACGGCGAGACGGCGTGGAGCGCGAACGGACGGCACACCGGGCTCACCGACCTCCCGCTGACGGCGCGAGGGGTCGAGGAGGCCATCTCGCTGGCCCCCTACTTCCGCGACCGCCACCCGGCGATGGTGCTGACCAGCCCGCTGCGCCGGGCCGTCGCCACGGCGCAGCTCGCGGGGCTCACCGGCGGGGTCACCGACCCCGACCTGCACGAGTGGGACTACGGGGGCTACGAGGGCGTGACCACCGCGGAGATCAAGCGGACCACCCCCGACTGGTCCCTGTGGACCGACGGGGTGCCGCCCGGCGACGAGGCCCACCCCGGCGAGAACGCCGCCCAGGTGGGCGCCCGCGCGGACCGCGCCCTGGCCCGGGTCGCCCCGGTGCTCCGCGCGGACGGCGGCAACGTGGTCATCGTCGCCCACGGCCACTTCCTGCGCGTCCTCACCGCCCGCTACCTGGGCCTGGGCCCCGAGCAGGGCCGGCTGTTCCTGCTGCGCACCGGCACGGTCAGCATGCTCTCCACGGAGCACGGGCTCCCCGTGATCGCGGGCTGGAACACCCGCCCGTAG
- a CDS encoding cryptochrome/photolyase family protein, which yields MNVAVVLYTSDLRLHDHPPLRAALASCDRVVPLFVRDHALAAAGFAPPNRQAFLADCLADLDAGLRERGGRLVIRSGDAVREVCALARETDADEVHMAAGVSGYAHAREDRLRTALEAEGRRLHVHDMVITAVAPGAVLPAGSDHFAVFTPYFRRWAELPPRAVAAAPRTVRLPEGLGSEPLPVRGALTGVSPGLARGGETEARRLLANWLRSGISRYEDTHDDLAGDATSRLSPHLHFGTLSAAEAVHRSRAVGGPGAEAFVRQLCWRDFHHQVLAARPEAAAEDYRPRHDRWRTGPAAEEETEAWKEGRTGYPVVDAAMRQLRQEGWMPGRGRLLAASFLTKTLYVDWRTGARHFLDLLVDGDLANNQLNWQWAAGTGTDTRPNRVLNPVRQGLRYDPQGRYVHRWVPELAGLLAPHVHEPWRLPGLERARYDYPDPVVGLAEGLDRFRRARGTG from the coding sequence ATGAACGTCGCGGTGGTCCTGTACACCTCCGACCTGCGCCTGCACGACCATCCGCCGCTGCGCGCGGCCCTGGCCTCCTGTGACCGGGTGGTGCCGCTCTTCGTCCGCGACCACGCCCTCGCGGCAGCCGGATTCGCCCCGCCCAACCGGCAGGCCTTCCTCGCCGACTGCCTCGCCGACCTGGACGCCGGACTGCGCGAGCGCGGGGGCCGCCTCGTGATCCGCTCCGGGGACGCCGTCCGGGAAGTCTGCGCCCTCGCGCGGGAGACGGACGCCGACGAGGTCCACATGGCCGCGGGGGTCAGCGGCTACGCCCACGCCCGCGAGGATCGGCTGCGCACCGCCCTCGAAGCAGAGGGCCGCCGGCTGCACGTGCACGACATGGTGATCACCGCGGTCGCCCCCGGGGCCGTCCTGCCCGCCGGCTCCGACCACTTCGCCGTCTTCACGCCCTATTTCCGCCGCTGGGCCGAGCTGCCGCCGCGGGCCGTCGCCGCGGCCCCCCGCACCGTCCGGCTCCCCGAAGGCCTCGGCTCCGAGCCGCTGCCCGTGCGCGGCGCCCTCACCGGAGTCTCCCCGGGCCTCGCCCGGGGCGGCGAGACGGAGGCCCGCCGGCTGCTGGCGAACTGGCTGCGCTCCGGCATCTCCCGCTACGAGGACACCCACGACGACCTGGCCGGCGACGCCACCTCCCGGCTCTCCCCGCACCTGCACTTCGGCACCCTCTCGGCCGCCGAGGCCGTCCACCGGTCCCGGGCCGTCGGCGGCCCGGGCGCCGAGGCCTTCGTCCGGCAGCTGTGCTGGCGCGACTTCCACCACCAGGTCCTCGCCGCACGCCCCGAGGCGGCCGCCGAGGACTACCGCCCCCGCCACGACCGGTGGCGCACCGGCCCAGCCGCCGAGGAGGAGACCGAGGCCTGGAAGGAGGGCCGCACCGGCTACCCGGTGGTGGACGCCGCAATGCGCCAGCTGCGCCAAGAGGGCTGGATGCCGGGCCGCGGCCGGCTGCTCGCCGCGAGCTTCCTCACCAAGACCCTGTACGTCGACTGGCGGACCGGGGCCCGCCACTTTCTGGACCTCCTGGTCGACGGGGACCTCGCCAACAACCAGCTCAACTGGCAATGGGCCGCGGGCACGGGCACCGACACCCGCCCCAACCGCGTGCTCAACCCCGTCCGGCAGGGCCTTCGGTACGACCCGCAGGGCCGCTACGTCCACCGCTGGGTGCCGGAGCTCGCCGGGCTCCTCGCGCCTCACGTGCACGAGCCGTGGCGGCTGCCGGGCCTCGAGCGGGCGCGGTACGACTACCCGGACCCGGTGGTGGGGCTCGCCGAGGGACTCGACCGCTTCCGGCGGGCGCGGGGGACCGGGTGA
- a CDS encoding HAD family hydrolase, with protein sequence MISVIFDLDGTLVDSEPNYYESGRRTLERHGVPDFTWEQHSRFIGIGTLETLEILRERYGIQAPVEQLLAEQNAAYLELARTGTEVFPEMRKFVERLRAEGVPMAVASGSSREAIDAVLAGTGLDALLTTVVSAEEVAHGKPAPDVFLEAARRLGAEPADCVVVEDAEPGALAARAAGMECVAIPYVAERAHDAAFADAGLLFPGGQREFTAEAAYDWLTARTAL encoded by the coding sequence ATGATTTCCGTCATATTCGATCTCGACGGCACCCTCGTGGACAGCGAGCCGAACTACTACGAGTCGGGGCGCCGCACTCTGGAGCGGCACGGGGTCCCGGACTTCACCTGGGAGCAACACTCCCGCTTCATCGGCATCGGCACCCTGGAGACGCTGGAGATCCTCCGGGAACGGTACGGGATCCAGGCGCCGGTGGAGCAGCTGCTCGCCGAACAGAACGCCGCCTACCTCGAGTTGGCCCGGACGGGGACGGAAGTCTTCCCGGAGATGCGGAAGTTCGTGGAGCGGCTGCGCGCCGAGGGGGTGCCGATGGCGGTGGCCTCCGGTTCCTCGCGCGAGGCGATCGACGCGGTGCTGGCCGGTACCGGTCTGGACGCCCTGCTGACGACGGTGGTCTCCGCCGAGGAGGTCGCGCACGGCAAGCCCGCCCCGGACGTGTTCCTGGAGGCGGCCCGCCGGCTGGGCGCCGAGCCCGCCGACTGCGTGGTCGTCGAGGACGCGGAGCCGGGAGCGCTGGCGGCCCGCGCGGCCGGCATGGAATGCGTGGCGATCCCGTACGTGGCGGAGCGCGCACACGACGCCGCCTTCGCGGACGCCGGGCTGCTCTTCCCGGGCGGACAGCGGGAGTTCACCGCCGAAGCGGCCTACGACTGGCTGACCGCGCGCACCGCGCTCTGA
- a CDS encoding cytochrome P450: MTATTLPRGAGSGPRQWPLIGNLPAFARDPLAFFESLRDDYGDWVPWALGPQRNVLISRPEHAGELLGAVEGTFKPMELGWAFHQLLGDGVVVATGDEWRRKRALVQPAVRPRQVRSYAATMVECADALAGSWREGDRIDVHREMAGLTQRIAVRTLFGSDAAGREAPISAAMATAQRELGAEFRGLTLFLPPWVRTPGRRRMREAVAVLDREIAHVIREHEAASAAGAERDDLLSRLLAARDEHGAPLSRKELRDESITLYIGGHETTSTTLTWAWQLLSGAPGARARLTGELDRVLGGRLPTYDDYARLPWTRQVVKESLRIYPPIWLISAVAGEGASIGGRPVPAGTALWTSPWSMHRDERWFPDPEAFRPERWDADAPHPVPDHAWIPFGGGPRACLGARFALVEAVLVLAVLGQRFHLDSGSERAGVFPGLTLQPTGPVRATLRPVPGGEDPAAPRS; encoded by the coding sequence GTGACCGCCACCACGCTGCCCCGGGGCGCCGGGAGCGGGCCGCGCCAGTGGCCCCTGATAGGGAATCTGCCCGCCTTCGCCCGCGACCCGTTGGCCTTCTTCGAGTCGCTGCGCGATGACTACGGGGACTGGGTGCCGTGGGCGCTCGGGCCGCAGCGCAACGTGCTGATCTCGCGGCCCGAGCACGCCGGTGAGCTGCTCGGGGCCGTGGAGGGCACCTTCAAGCCGATGGAACTGGGCTGGGCCTTCCACCAGTTGCTGGGCGACGGGGTCGTCGTGGCCACCGGGGACGAATGGCGGCGCAAGCGGGCCCTGGTCCAGCCCGCGGTCCGGCCGCGCCAAGTGCGCTCGTACGCCGCCACGATGGTGGAGTGCGCGGACGCGCTGGCCGGGAGCTGGCGCGAGGGCGACCGGATCGACGTGCACCGGGAGATGGCCGGACTCACCCAGCGGATCGCGGTGCGCACGCTGTTCGGGAGCGACGCCGCCGGCCGGGAGGCGCCCATCAGCGCGGCCATGGCCACCGCCCAGCGGGAACTGGGGGCCGAGTTCCGGGGGCTGACGCTGTTTCTGCCGCCGTGGGTGCGGACGCCCGGGCGACGGCGGATGCGGGAGGCCGTGGCGGTCCTGGACCGGGAGATCGCACACGTCATACGGGAGCACGAGGCGGCCTCGGCCGCCGGGGCCGAGCGGGACGACCTGCTGAGCCGGCTGCTCGCGGCCCGCGACGAACACGGCGCCCCGCTGTCCCGCAAGGAGCTGCGGGACGAGTCGATCACCCTCTACATCGGCGGCCACGAGACCACCTCGACCACCCTGACCTGGGCCTGGCAACTCCTGTCGGGGGCGCCCGGGGCGCGGGCCCGGCTGACCGGGGAGCTGGACCGGGTGCTCGGCGGGCGGCTGCCGACGTACGACGACTACGCGCGGCTGCCCTGGACCCGGCAGGTGGTCAAGGAGTCGCTGCGGATCTACCCGCCGATCTGGCTGATCTCGGCGGTGGCCGGGGAGGGCGCGAGCATCGGCGGGCGCCCCGTACCCGCGGGGACCGCGCTGTGGACCAGCCCGTGGTCGATGCACCGGGACGAACGCTGGTTCCCGGATCCGGAGGCCTTCCGGCCCGAGCGGTGGGACGCGGACGCCCCGCATCCGGTGCCCGACCACGCCTGGATCCCCTTCGGCGGCGGCCCGCGGGCGTGTCTGGGGGCGCGGTTCGCGCTGGTGGAGGCCGTGCTCGTACTGGCGGTGCTGGGGCAGCGGTTCCACCTGGACAGCGGGAGCGAGCGGGCCGGGGTGTTCCCGGGGCTCACCCTGCAGCCGACCGGACCGGTGCGGGCGACGCTGCGCCCGGTGCCGGGCGGGGAAGATCCGGCCGCGCCCCGTAGTTAG